The genome window GAATTGACATGGAGTTAAAAGTCACAATTTGTGTTTTATATTTTGCTGTGGTAAATCTGGCCGCTTTTGTCGCTTTTGGCATGGACAAAAGGAGGGCTCTGAGGCAAAAGTGGAGGATACCGGAGAGAACCCTTCTGGGGATAGCCGCAGCCGGAGGCGCGGTCGGTGCGCTGCTGGGAATGCACATTTTTCACCATAAAACGAGGAAACTGAAATTTTCTCTTGGGGTTCCGGTGTTTTTGGCGATGCACGTGTTGGTGATTTATATAGTATTTCGATAGAATTGTTTTGAGAATGCTCCGCTGGCCTGAGTGTAGTGTATTATGATGAATGTCAATGATGCACTATACCAAGGTTAGTGGGGCATTTACTTTGGCGCGAAATATATTTGAGTGACCTGTTGGATATTCATCCTGGCTGCCAGGCATACTTAAGTAAAGACCTGGCGGATATGAATTCGGTTTCGCCTTTAGGAAATCTTTCATTTTTCTTATTGCAATCTTTTATAATATTA of Roseburia hominis contains these proteins:
- a CDS encoding DUF1294 domain-containing protein — encoded protein: MKGIDMELKVTICVLYFAVVNLAAFVAFGMDKRRALRQKWRIPERTLLGIAAAGGAVGALLGMHIFHHKTRKLKFSLGVPVFLAMHVLVIYIVFR